The Petropleomorpha daqingensis genome includes a window with the following:
- a CDS encoding DUF6884 domain-containing protein, which produces MSTGGLPTIWELLAEAAETLPEPFSRAALINWVSARRPDVGVSSIAAHIQFATDNASHPDGAPFAGRTPLLHRVDRGRYRRYQSPLPQRWEPAELPDGGSGGRVVLVGSSGAVADGVQPASRLFRSSGFARAREHAQSSGHPWFVLSAKHGLLDPDDVVGPFDVLFGDQSLGYRTAWGEWVVAQLADRVRLTGTTVEVHGGVDFAQPLRTPLARRGAGLEIPLPGMWSDADAPPSPPGEEHEDQGEHENAARTALHRLRGLVARHGADEQDRRRA; this is translated from the coding sequence ATGAGCACCGGGGGTCTGCCCACGATCTGGGAGCTGCTGGCGGAGGCGGCCGAGACGCTGCCCGAGCCGTTCAGCCGCGCGGCCCTGATCAACTGGGTGAGCGCGCGCCGTCCCGACGTCGGGGTCTCCTCGATCGCCGCCCACATCCAGTTCGCCACCGACAACGCCAGCCACCCCGACGGCGCGCCGTTCGCCGGGCGCACGCCGCTGCTGCACCGGGTCGACCGCGGCAGGTACCGCCGCTACCAGTCGCCGCTGCCGCAGCGGTGGGAGCCGGCCGAGCTGCCCGACGGCGGATCCGGCGGCCGCGTCGTCCTCGTCGGGTCCTCCGGGGCGGTCGCCGACGGGGTGCAGCCGGCGTCCCGGCTGTTCCGCAGCAGCGGGTTCGCCCGCGCCCGGGAGCACGCGCAGTCCTCGGGGCACCCGTGGTTCGTGCTGTCGGCCAAGCACGGCCTGCTCGACCCCGACGACGTCGTCGGGCCGTTCGACGTGCTCTTCGGCGACCAGTCGCTGGGCTACCGGACGGCGTGGGGTGAGTGGGTGGTCGCCCAGCTGGCCGACCGGGTGCGGCTGACCGGTACCACCGTCGAGGTGCACGGCGGGGTCGACTTCGCCCAGCCGCTGCGCACCCCCCTGGCCCGCCGGGGTGCCGGGCTGGAGATCCCGCTGCCGGGGATGTGGAGCGACGCCGACGCGCCCCCGAGCCCGCCGGGCGAGGAGCACGAGGACCAGGGCGAGCACGAGAACGCGGCCCGCACCGCGCTGCACCGGCTGCGCGGGCTGGTCGCCCGGCACGGCGCCGACGAGCAGGACCGCCGCCGCGCCTGA